In Streptomyces nojiriensis, the sequence CATCCGCAAGCTCTCCGGCACCAAGGGCGTATCGCGCACCCGCACCACCATCGTGCTCTCCACCAAGTGGGAGAACCGGGTCGGGGAACTTCCCGAGGAAGCCTGAGAGTACGGTTGGCCAGGGTTCGCAGGACAGGCAGAGGCATCTAGAGGAGGCGACCGGCACATGGACGCTGGGCTCAAGCGTGAGCTGGAGGAGAAGGTCCGCTCCGGCGAGCGGCTGACCCGTGAGGACGGTATCGCCCTCTACGAGTCGGACGACCTGGCCTGGCTCGGTGGCCTCGCCCACGAGGTGCGCACGCGCAAGAACGGTGACGTCGTCCACTTCAACGTCAACCGGCACCTCAACATGACGAACGTGTGCACCGCCTCGTGCGCGTACTGCTCGTTCCAGCGCAAGCCGGGCGAGAAGGACGCGTACACGATGCGCATCGAGGAGGCCGTGCGCCTGGCCAAGGCCATGGAGAACGACAACCTCACCGAGCTGCACATCGTCAACGGCCTGCACCCGAACCTGCCGTGGCGCTACTACCCGCGCTCGCTCTCCGAGCTGAAGAAGGCGCTGCCGAACGTCTCGCTGAAGGCGTTCACGGCGACCGAGATCCACCACTTCGAGACGATCTCGGGGATGTCGGCCTCCGACATCCTCGACGAGCTGATCGAGGCCGGTCTGGAGTCGCTCACCGGCGGCGGCGCGGAGATCTTCGACTGGGAGGTCCGGCAGCACATCGTCGACCACCGCACCCACTGGGAAGACTGGTCGCGCATCCACCGGCTCGCCCACGAGAAGGGTCTCAAGACCCCCTCGACCATGCTCTACGGGCACATCGAGGAGCCGCGCCACCGCGTGGACCACGTGCTGCGGCTGCGCGAGCTCCAGGACGAGACCGGCGGTTTCCAGGTCTTCATCCCGCTGCGGTACCAGCACGACTTCGTGGACATGCAGGACGGCAAGGTGCGCAACAAGCTCCAGGCGCGTACGACGATGGCGACCGGCGCCGAGGCGCTGAAGACCTTCGCCGTCTCGCGGCTGCTCTTCGACAACGTGCCGCACGTCAAGGTCTTCTGGGTGATGCACGGTGTGCAGACCGCCCAGCTCGCGCTGCAGCACGGCGCGGACGACATGGACGGCTCGGTCGTCGAGTACAAGATCACGCACGACGCGGACAACTACGGCACCCCCAACAAGCTGGGCCGTGACGATCTCCTGGAGCTGATCCGGGAAGCGGGCTTCCGCCCGGTCGAGCGCAACACGCGCTACGAGATCATCCGCGAGTACCCCGGTCCGGACGCGAGCCTGCGCGAGACCCCGCAGGCGATGCGCGTCTGACCCCTCGTCCGACCGTTCCAGGTGTGGTGGACCCCGGCCCGTGGGCCGGGGTCCGGCTTTTCTGGACGAGCCGATGAGGTAATGGATAATCTTACTCAATGACCCTTACGTTTACTCTGGACCCGGTCGTCGACCCCTGCCTGCGTGAGGGAATCCTGGCGCTGTGGGCCGACGTCTCCAACGCGGGGGGTGCCGTGGGCTTCGTGCCCCCGGTCACCCTCGACGACGTCCGCCCCGCGCTCGACAGGCACCTCGCCGGCGTCGCCGACGGGAGCTGCCGCCTGCTGGTCGGGCACGACGGGGGCGGGGCGGTCGCCGCGACCGCCGTCCTCGCGCGCAACACGCACCGGCTCCAGCTCCACTGGCTGTGGGCCTACACGGTGATGGTCCATCCGCGGCACCAGGGCAAGGGGTACGGGCGCGAGCTGATGGCCGCGACCGAAGCCGCGGCCCGCTCCATCGAGGGCATCGACGCGATCCGCCTCGGCTGCCGCGGCGGTCTCGGCCTGGAGCACTTCTACGCCTCCTGCGGCTACAAGGAGGTCGGCCGCGTCCCCGGCGCCATCCGGGTGGCCCCGGGCGACGACCGCGACGACATCACGATGCTGCTGCCGCTGCACTGACGTGCGGCCGGGCCCGCCGCCGGACCCCGGAGGCCCGCGGCCGCACCCCGGCGTGCTTCACTGGACGGGCACCGGCCACCGCAGACGACGAGAGAGAAGGGGTCACCGTGTCCCTCAAGACGAGCGCAACGATCCGCTACACCGCGATGCGCCTGGGCATCTTCGTCGGCTGCCTCGTCGCCGTCGCGGGCTTCGTCCGGCTCGGCTGGGTGCCCGCAGGGCTCGGGGACGCCAATGTCGCCTGGGTCGTGCTCCTCGCCATCGTGATCTCCGCCCCGCTCTCCTTCGTCCTTCTGCGCAAGCAGCGCGACGAGATGTCCACGCAGATCTCCGGGCGCGTCGCGGGTGCGAAGGAGCGGCTCGCCGCGAACCGCAGCCAGGAGGACCAGGCGGACGACGCGGCACGCGTCACCTCGTAACGGCCCAGTTGGCTTCATCACACATCGAACCGCCCCAGCACCGGGTATACCGCCCGTAACGCTGGGGCGGTGGTGTTTTCCGGGCCTGCGCAAGAGGGCCTCGTGCGCCGTTGTCTCAAAGCGCCCCTTTGAGATTCCCAAAGGGAAAGTGTTAGCGTGTTCAACATGTTGACCACAGTTGCGCACCCCATGATCGCGAGCCGTCCGCTCGTGACGCGCCTGCACGTCGACCTCTGCCGCCGCGCGTCCGCGGCCTGTTGCTGTTGAGCTGAATCGATACAGCAGCCGTCCCGGCCGGCCCTTCTGGCTGCTGCCGCACCGCTTCACCACCGCAGTACTTCCCCCCTGTCTTCGTGCGCCACCTCCGGAGAGTGTCCGTGTCCGCGACCCCCCAGGCCCCTGCCAAGGCCTCGTTCAAGTTCCCCTTCTGGGCCCAGATCGTCGCCGGTCTCGCCCTCGGTGTCCTCTTCGGCTGGATAGCCCGCAGCCAGGACATCAGCTGGCTCGCCACCACGCTGGAGAAGACCGGCGACCTCTTCGTCCAGCTGCTGAAGCTGGCCATCGCCCCGCTCGTCTTCTTCGCGATCCTGGTGTCGATCACCAACCTGCGGAAGGTGAACAACGCGGCGCGCCTCGCCTCCCGCACCCTCCTCTGGTTCATGATCACCTCGCTGATCGCGGTCGGCATCGGCATCGCCATCGGCCTGCTGACCGACCCCGGTTCCGGCACCGGCCTCACCGCCGCCGACGGCAAGGACCCGAAGAAGACCGGCTCCTGGATCGACTTCCTCACCGGGATCGTGCCCACCGACATCGTCACGCCGTTCACCGAGCTGAAGGTCCTTCAGATCGTCTTCCTGGCCGTCGTCGCCGGTATCGCCGCCCTCCAGCTGGGCGGCAAGGCCAAGCCGGTCCTCGACCTCGCCGAGTCCGCCCTGGAGCTGCTCCAGAAGGCCCTGTGGTGGGTCATCCGCCTCGCCCCGATCGGCACCGTCGGCCTCATCGGCACTGCGATCGCCACGTACGGCTGGGACCTGATCGGCAAGTACGCCACCTTCACCGCCGACATCTACATCGGCTGCGCCCTCGTGATGTTCGGCGTCTACCCGCTGCTGCTCGCGACGGTCGCCAAGGTCAGCCCGCTCCAGTTCTTCAAGGGCGCCTGGCCCGCCATCCAGCTGGCCTTCGTCTCCCGCTCCTCGGTCGGCACCATGCCGGTCACCCAGAAGGTAACCGAGCGCCTCGGCGTCCCGAAGGAGTACGCCTCCTTCGCCGTCCCGTTCGGCGCCACCACCAAGATGGACGGCTGCGCCGCGATCTACCCGGCCCTCGCCGCCATCTTCATCGCGCAGATCTTCGACGTGCAGCTCGGCATCAAGGAGTACCTGCTCATCGTCTTCGTCTCGGTCATCGGCTCCGCAGCCACGGCCGGTCTGACGGGCGCCACCGTCATGCTGACGCTGACCCTGTCCACGCTGGGCCTGCCGCTCGCCGGCGTCGGCCTGCTGCTGGCGATCGACCCGATCCTGGACATGATGCGCACCGCCACCAACGTGGCCGGCCAGGCCCTGGTCCCGGTCATCGTCGCGGCCCGCGAGGGGATCCTGGACAAGGAGGCCTACGCCTCCGCCTCGGCCTCCCCGCTGGACGAGCCCGCCCCGGCCGCCGAGGCGGTCGCGGTCGCGGCCTGACCCGCACCGCACACCACGCACCACCTGCCGCAGCCCCCGCCCCCGACCGGGCGGGGGCTGCGGCCTTCGCCCGGCCCGCGCCGGGGCCCCCTCCGGTCAGACCGTCTGCGCGCGGACGTAGGCGACCGTCGCCAGCAGGAACGGCAGGGCGAACCACCACCGGCCCATGGTCCGCCGGAACAGCGGGGTGATGGTGATCAGCAGTCCTGCCAGGCACAGTGCCAGGCAGCAGCCGGCCAGGAAGCGGACGTCCTCGCGCAGCACGTCGTCGTGGGGCTCCGGGCTCAGCGACAGGGCGAGGTAGCAGGTGAACACCGCGGGGACGTAGGAGAGGGCGAGCGGTATCCCGAGGACCCACTGCAGGCAGCCGCGGTCCTCGGGCAGGTCGATGTTCTCGCGCCGGAGCCTCATCCGGACCTCACCCGAGCGTCGCGCCGCGGAGGAACGCGGTCAGCCCGAGGAGGAGGGGCGGGGCGAACCACCAGGGGCCCATCGTCCGGCGCACGCTCGGTACGGCGGTGATGAGCAGGCCCAGCACGCTGAGCGACACGGAGACGAGGCACAGCGCGCCGACGTTCTCGTATCCCTGGTCGTCCCACTCGCCCTGGGGCCCGGCGAACAGGGCCCCGAACACGGCGGCGCCGTTCAGCAGGTGGACGATCCCGAGCGGAACGCCCAGTACCCACCGCAGGCAGCCCTGGTCCTCGGGCAGGTCGATGCCCTCACGGGGGTATGTCATCGCATTGCGTCCTTCGCTTGGGCGAGGTTCCCGACGAACCGGTCGCCGTAGCCCTGGGCCTTGGGGAGGTCCCAGTAGGGGCCTCCGTTGTAGCGGGCGGCGATCTCCCGCATCTGGGCCTCCGTCATCCGGTCGGCCGGGACGTCGGCGAGACCGCTCTCCGCCTTGATCTGGGCCAGGAAGCCGGCCGCTATGAAGGCATTCTGCTTGGGGTCCTGGAGCGCCTCTTCCACCAGGGTCCGCTGGTGGTCGGTGAGGTTCGCCGGATCGTAGCCGAGCACTTCGGCGCCGCGCCGGAGCTGGATGGCGATCGGCCCGTACGAGGTCTCGTCCAGCTTTCCGCCGAGCCGCCACGGAAGGTTCTCGGGGGTGACCGGGCTCAGGCCCCACGGGGCCGCGGCCTGTTCGCGGATCGTGCCGGTGACGTCGTCCAGCAGTCCGGGCTGGTAGCCGCCGATCTCCTGCCAGGCCACGCCCGCGACCAGCTCCTCCGGCAGACCGGCGTTCTTGGCAGCCGCCCGCAGGATCTCCTTGTTCTGGGAGATCCAGTCGGCGTGCTGGCCGTCCGTGACCAGCGGGATCCAGTAGTTGTCGGCGGCGTCCCCCGGCAGCCCGGCGACCTGCAGCCGGATGTCGCGCAGCTGCGGGGAGACCGGGGTGTCCGGCCCCACCGGGCCGGCCATGTCCTTCTTCGGACCGCTGCCCGGCAGCCGGGTCAGGGGGTTGGTGCGGGCCTCCGCCGCCTCGCGGCGGATGTCGGCCATGGCCGCGTAGAGGTCGACCCCGCTCGCACCGCCCTTCAGCCGGAACTCGGGCAGCAGCTCGTACGCCTGCTTCAGCGCGTGGACGCAGGAGCTGCGCGCCTCCTGCTCGGTGGTCTTCGCCAGCTGGAAGTTGCCGCCCGCGTCGTCGTGGAGGCGGTTGGCCTCGTCACGGATGTCGTCCACGTCCATCGTGAGCTCGGCGAGACCGTCGAGGAACCCGGTCGTCGCCCGCATGTCCTCCCACTGGCACATCGGCTCCGCCTCCTGGGCCGTGCGGGTGACCGCGGTGCCCTTCGTGGCGATCAGGGCGGCGAGCTTGCGCTCGGAGCCCTTGCCGTTCGCGTAGTGGGACTTGGCGGTCATCAGGGCCGCCGCGTACGCGTGCAGGGCGCTCGCGGCCTTGTCGTAGCCCTCGGCGATGTGCTGCACGAGCTGCCGCGCCTCGGACAGGCGCGCGGTGTAGGTGTGGCTGCCGTCGCTGTGCCACTCCGTACCGGTCTCGGCGCGCCGGGCGGGCTCCTCGACCTGCACGAGCAGATCGCGCAGGCGTTTGAACTCGGCGGCGTTGCGCTCCACGAGTGCCGGGTTGCACTCCTCCAGGAACTGGACGTCCTTGCGGTGGCTGAGCCCGCTCACTTGGCCTCCGGCTTCACGTACCGACCCGATTCGAGGAGGCCCGCGAGGAAGGACCGGGCGGTGCCGTCGTCCACCCGG encodes:
- the mqnE gene encoding aminofutalosine synthase MqnE is translated as MDAGLKRELEEKVRSGERLTREDGIALYESDDLAWLGGLAHEVRTRKNGDVVHFNVNRHLNMTNVCTASCAYCSFQRKPGEKDAYTMRIEEAVRLAKAMENDNLTELHIVNGLHPNLPWRYYPRSLSELKKALPNVSLKAFTATEIHHFETISGMSASDILDELIEAGLESLTGGGAEIFDWEVRQHIVDHRTHWEDWSRIHRLAHEKGLKTPSTMLYGHIEEPRHRVDHVLRLRELQDETGGFQVFIPLRYQHDFVDMQDGKVRNKLQARTTMATGAEALKTFAVSRLLFDNVPHVKVFWVMHGVQTAQLALQHGADDMDGSVVEYKITHDADNYGTPNKLGRDDLLELIREAGFRPVERNTRYEIIREYPGPDASLRETPQAMRV
- a CDS encoding GNAT family N-acetyltransferase; translation: MTLTFTLDPVVDPCLREGILALWADVSNAGGAVGFVPPVTLDDVRPALDRHLAGVADGSCRLLVGHDGGGAVAATAVLARNTHRLQLHWLWAYTVMVHPRHQGKGYGRELMAATEAAARSIEGIDAIRLGCRGGLGLEHFYASCGYKEVGRVPGAIRVAPGDDRDDITMLLPLH
- a CDS encoding DUF4229 domain-containing protein, with protein sequence MRLGIFVGCLVAVAGFVRLGWVPAGLGDANVAWVVLLAIVISAPLSFVLLRKQRDEMSTQISGRVAGAKERLAANRSQEDQADDAARVTS
- a CDS encoding dicarboxylate/amino acid:cation symporter, with the protein product MSVSATPQAPAKASFKFPFWAQIVAGLALGVLFGWIARSQDISWLATTLEKTGDLFVQLLKLAIAPLVFFAILVSITNLRKVNNAARLASRTLLWFMITSLIAVGIGIAIGLLTDPGSGTGLTAADGKDPKKTGSWIDFLTGIVPTDIVTPFTELKVLQIVFLAVVAGIAALQLGGKAKPVLDLAESALELLQKALWWVIRLAPIGTVGLIGTAIATYGWDLIGKYATFTADIYIGCALVMFGVYPLLLATVAKVSPLQFFKGAWPAIQLAFVSRSSVGTMPVTQKVTERLGVPKEYASFAVPFGATTKMDGCAAIYPALAAIFIAQIFDVQLGIKEYLLIVFVSVIGSAATAGLTGATVMLTLTLSTLGLPLAGVGLLLAIDPILDMMRTATNVAGQALVPVIVAAREGILDKEAYASASASPLDEPAPAAEAVAVAA